In Meleagris gallopavo isolate NT-WF06-2002-E0010 breed Aviagen turkey brand Nicholas breeding stock chromosome 3, Turkey_5.1, whole genome shotgun sequence, one DNA window encodes the following:
- the LOC104910245 gene encoding cadherin-19-like, giving the protein MDTPSLETYKLIQSISAVDKDDSAESHQFYFSLAQEATNNSRFTVKDNQDNTAGIFTAVSGFSRQEQFYFFLPILILDNGSPPLSSTNTLTITVCDCDTEVNTLYCRYGAFLYSIGLSTEALVAVLACLLILLVFFLAIIGIRQQRKKTLFPEKVEEFRENIVKYDDEGGGEEDTEAFDISALRTRTVLRTHKPRKKITTEIHSLYRQSLQVGPDSAIFRQFISEKLEEANTDPSAPPYDSLQTYAFEGTGSLAGSLSSLGSNMSDADQNYDYLVGWGPHFKQLAGMYASQRSTRD; this is encoded by the exons CTAATTCAGAGCATCAGCGCTGTGGACAAAGATGACTCAGCAGAAAGTCACCAATTTTACTTCTCATTGGCTCAGGAGGCCACAAACAACTCACGTTTTACTGTCAAAGATAATCAAG ATAACACAGCTGGAATTTTCACAGCAGTAAGTGGCTTCAGTAGACaagaacagttttatttcttcttgccAATCTTAATTCTGGATAATGGATCTCCACCACTTTCAAGCACAAATACACTCACTATCACTGTCTGTGACTGTGATACTGAAGTGAACACCTTATACTGTCGTTATGGAGCTTTCCTGTATTCCATAGGCCTCAGCACAGAAGCTTTAGTTGCTGTTTTGGCTTGCTTACTAATACTCCTGG TGTTCTTTTTGGCGATTATAGGCATAAgacagcagaggaagaagacTCTCTTTCCAGAGAAAGTGGAAGAATTCAGAGAGAACATTGTCAAGTATGATGATGAAGGAGGTGGTGAGGAGGACACAGAAGCTTTTGACATTTCAGCACTGAGGACACGCACTGTCTTGAGAACACACAAACCTCGAAAGAAAATCACCACAGAAATCCACAGCCTCTACAGACAGTCTCTGCAGGTTGGTCCTGACAGTGCTATTTTCAGgcaattcatttcagaaaagcttGAAGAAGCCAATACAGACCCTAGTGCTCCTCCTTATGACTCACTTCAGACATATGCATTTGAGGGGACTggctctttagcaggatctcTCAGCTCCTTGGGCTCAAATATGTCAGATGCAGATCAAAATTATGACTACCTTGTAGGCTGGGGACCTCACTTTAAACAGCTTGCAGGCATGTATGCTTCTCAAAGGAGTACTAGAGATTAG